A segment of the Eleutherodactylus coqui strain aEleCoq1 chromosome 6, aEleCoq1.hap1, whole genome shotgun sequence genome:
CTTGACACCTGGAGCCGGAGAGGAATCTTGTAAGGCCATTCTTAATCTTGCCAAATATGTCTTAACATCAGAAAAAGAGGTTTTAAGCAGAGTTGGCATTGTGCCCTTCAGATACAGCCAACTTATTGGAGTCATTTGTGGATCTCAAACCTTTTATTAGAACATTTGCCCTTCGACGTTTTGCACTAAAAACATTTGAAAACCATCCCAATAGTATCACCAAGTGTCTTACCTTATGTCGAGATGGAGGCTCTTGGCAATAGTATTTTAGGAGACCCCATTTTTATGGATCTAAAACCAAAAAGTAATTTGTACCCAGTAGATAACAGAGGTCTTTTTTATTGAAGTTCCCTACGGTGAGGTCCTGGAAGACTCCAGTAGATCGGTCAGGAAGAAAGAAAAGATTAGAACGTGCAAAGAGCAACTAATCGCTCTAAAAAAGTTGGCTGAGAACCATGAGATTGTAGTACAAAatgagggcggggggggggggggtgttatggATCGCTCCTATCACAAACGAGAATATTTCTATTaccccgtttccccgaaaataagacagtgtcttatattaatttttgttcaaaaaggtttaacttttttacatgtatagctgcctggacactattttaattgactttttaaattaactgttggcagggcttaattttggagtagggcttatatttcaagcatcctcaaaaagcctgaaaaatcattttgcatcctcaaaaatgcttgaaaatcgtgctatgtcttattttcagggaaacggggtactattactactactactaatattaACCCTTCAAAATCCATCAAGAATCCTTGTATTATTGCAAAGTATCTTTTTAGACAATTGTAACACTAAGAAGAAAAAGAATACATTTGCGTCCAAAACCCCGCGACATCAGCCATATTTCTACTCTCTCCCTAAGATTCACAAATCCTTATCTGAACCACCAGGGGGGCCTTTATTATTTCCGGGTTTGGGTCTATCACAAGTAATCTGTCTAAATACATTGACCATCTTCTACCAACATATGTTACGATCCCCCCCCATCCTACATTCTTGGCATTGGGCATCTCCTCGCATAGATATATGATGGTTTCCACTCTACATCTTTTATCTGGCCTCCCTGGATCGAACATCCTTTTATACCAGCGTTCTGCATGAGGAAGGTCTACTGGCCCCCAAGAAGCgtcttggccccgcccccttgatGCCGGTTAAACAACTATTTTAAATATAATGACACGTTTTTGTTTCCAGGTAAAAGGTCCCGTGTTGGAGACGCGGTTTGTGCCGAGTTACTCCAATCTTTATATGGGGACTTTTGGGGAAACCTTTTTAAATAAACCCCATATATGTTTTTGTCAAAGATTCTTTTGATTGTATGGGACGGTCCCGAGTCGGATCTGGGCCATTTTATTATAAGCTGAAGCAGAACGACGGGTTCACCTGTCACtggtaactttaaaggggttgtcccgcggcagcaagtgggtctatacacttctgtatggccatattaatgcactttgtaatgtacatcgtgcattaattatgagccatacagaagttattcacttacctgctccgttgctagcgtccccgtcgccatggatccgtctaaattcgctgtcttctggcgtttttagacgcgcttgcgcagtccggtcttctgccgggtgaatggggccgctcgtgccggagagttggtcccgcgtcgtcatcgtagctccgccccgtcacgtgtgccgattccagccaatcaggaggctggaatcagcaatggaccgcacagagcccacggtgcaccatgggagaagacccgcggtgcatcatgggtgaagatcccggcggccatcttggagaaggaagaaagaagtcgtcgcagagcggggattcgggtaagtaatatatatatatattttttttaacccatcccttgggtttgtctcgcgccgaatgggggggcctagtgaataaaaaaaaacccgtttcggcgcgagacaacccctttaatgaagttgTATTTTTAGATTTATGTGTTTTTGTGAAAACATGCGGCACGGAAACCTTTTCTAAGACCGTTGATTCCAACAGCTAATTACATTTTAAAAGCTTTCATTAGAAAAGAgaatcccacccccaccccctacgGCCAATCCAAGAGATTGCCCAAAAGATGGGAGTTTCAAAGGACAATCAATAATTATAAAAACGCTGGTTAATTGAAAAAGGGAACTGAAAAGGCGGAATCCAATCAGGCTGTGAGAGGGCCGGGCCCCtgcaggccgcctgcacacacgtggattttgcattgcggaatttggAGCAGACGTCCGTCTTGAATTCCGCAACAAGTACCGCCCATAACGTGCTAcggaaaactgcttttttttttctgcaaacaagcggaaatcaattgtgtggggggttttttttgtctttttttttttttctttttttattaaatcatgcaggaaaaatcgcagcatgtttttatATTTGCGTGGGTTCCGCCTAGACggcttcattaaccccttaatgacacggcctattttggcgttgaggaccaagcgattttttttttttggtatttttccatctccatttttcaaaagccataacttttttatttttccgtggacgcggccgtataagggcttgttttttgcgtggcgatctgtagtttttatcggtgccacttttgggtatatagacaatatcgtaaaaaatgttttttaatttttttttttaataacagggagagaaaatgcatcaattctgccatagattttttttttttttttttttttttttttacagcgttaatcatgcagcataaatgacacactaaattttttctgcgggtcggtatggtaacaacgataccaaaattgttatatttttttttaggtttttacacttttttgcaataaaacccccttttttttggaaatcttttttttttttctctatagctgcattcaaagtcatgtaacttttttatttttctatgtacggagctctttaagggcttattttttgcgagacgagctgtagtttttattggtaccatttggggaaatgtacggcttttttgatcacttttatagcattttttgtgaggcaaaatgctaaaaattagcattttgcctctgttttttagcggttttttttacgctttttgtcgtacaaaataaaaagcgtgttcaactttttgtacacgtcgttacggacgcgtcaatatccaatatgtggggttttagtttttttttcccctttttttatgctaatattagaaaaagcataaaaaaggggtttttttactttttttttttttttttacatttttcttttttttacactatttgagtccctctgagggacttgcagcactgtgcctatgattgctgtcataaggcatggcagagctactgctctgccatgccttatcgcttgtacagcgattataggcacaggcaatacaggacgccagtgtctggcgtcctgttgccatggtgacaggccgggctctcgcgataacatcgcgagttccggccggagacacacagggatcgcgatccctctgtgaactctttccctgccgcgatctacttagatcgcggcagggaaggggttaacagcggcgggcgcatctccgatgtccccccgctgttggagcgggacgccggctgtgactgacagccggctcccgctgcgggatagcgcgggatcttatgtgatcccgtgctatctccaggacgtaccggtacgtccttttgcgggaagtaccaggctcccgggacgtaatggtacgtcctggagcgggaaggggttaaaggcaacaGAAGCCGTCCAATATGTGACCCTTCCGCAATGTCTGTCGGCTCGCGGTGCAGACCTTCCGCTGTACAGAGAAGATTAAAGGAAGGCAAGTACGtgcggatgccagctgggcacagggtcgggttCTACTGCGGGATTGAGCATGGGGAATCCGACtcgctgtgtgcagccggccttatgagGAAGAttctcttagggctcctgcacacttccgTTTTTCCTgcgcctttctttttttcacgcgatagcgctgcgtttttttcccgcgattgtcaatgggacttcctaatgttatgGACGCTTTGTAAgtctgtgctttgcaatttttgcgccaggtgtttttaacattagaacgtctccttgacaatcgcatgaaaaaaaaacgtgcaagacaAACGCGAGTGTGCCAGAGCCCGAAAAGTATTACAAACAACAAGaatatttttcctgccaaaccaagaaTGATTTTTAGAGGTTGAAGAACATCTTGGCCCCTTCTGCCCACACCGAAGGGGCGACACCAACGGGATTGGCCCAGTGGGAGTACAGAAGGGGGCTGGTAATTGTAAGGAAGATGATGGAGGAAGAATAACGTGCCGACGAGATCAAACAGCCCTTCACTGCGGCTCACACTGCATATCTACCAATCGGAGTGTTCCTGGCATCTCGGATATGTGGGCAACAAACAGATCTACTATCATGAATGGCTACAACAAACCGAGTGTTCTGCATCCGCCGTCTAAACCCCCCGACTCCTTACGGTCCCAACAAACCACTGGAAAACACCTATTAGGTTTTATTCTCTCACTCAGCGTCTCTCTATCCACTtttatgtgtttatttatttttttatattttgttacttttttaatttctcaaccaatttagcttttttttttcatatatttttagATTATTTCTTTCATCTTTTTATAATATTTATTGTACTTTCATTTTTTGGCCTTGTGTTCTTttatattcaagtcccctatctTTTAGGAGTCTTAAcattttagtgtgtgtgtgtgtgtggtcctgcgatttttcgcccccagtcacgcgatttgcgcatgcacattcatcatgcgatccgcaaatcgtgcgaaaaacgcccgtctgactaaggccttatactgtataagcgatcaaatgatcacaagttcaggtCCCCGGGGGGGACTAGTAAAAATTAAAGTTAATTATTATaaagaatattaaaagttaaaagaaaaaactttttctaGTCATCAGATCAAAAAAAATCTAGAGATTCgatattgctacatctgtaaaggtcttgtttattaaaatattacattattagtCCCACATGATTAACTTTGCCAGAAACAGAAAcccacaatggcagaattgcacttttctGGTCACTCCGTcttcatgaaaaaaaacaaaaaaaacgaacCATGTAATTTTTATTGCACCATGAATGCATCCAAATGGCGCAGTTGTGTTCTTTTCCCATTTCGTTTCACTCAGACATTTTAAAAggtcttccaatacattatatggtgggttggatggaaccattgaaaaatacaactcatcccacaaaaaaaaaagcactcatCCAGTTGTgtcaccaaaaaataaaaaaaagttttatgatttttctttttttaaacgtgGGGATGCGCGAACTGCATAATGTGACCTGGATGCCGGGGCATCAGTTACCCTTGGTCCTGAACGGTTTAAGCATGGAGACTACACCAACTCCATGGTGACCACACACTCTTTTTCTacttaaggggaacctgtcaccaggttcatgctgtcaAAATCGTGGACAGCCTAAACCTTGGAGAGCCACGGTTATTACCTTGGTGTATGGGTTATTTGATACTGTCAAACTAATACTAGCGtggatatcaaccaactgaaagaagcagtgcaaaaccgaaaaacatggcaggagctcgcctttagggtcgccgagggtcgtgaacggctaacaacaacatggGTTATTCTGGAAAATTGCAGCATCGTCTCGGAACAGAATCATGGGGGCCTCGCCCTACTTGCATCTTGAAATAGAAGAACTTTCTTGCTTGACAACttcagcaaaaagaaaaatgattACTTACATCGTTGAGTAGCGGAGTATGTCCGGTCTTGGTTTATAGAAACTCCCTTAGAAGACAAGTTGTTTAGGGGCAGTGAGTGTAAAAGCAGTAGTCCTTATACTTCTGTTTGCAAGTACAACCCGTTTCAGAAATGGATTGGTTCCTTCATCTGGTTTCTTGCTAAAAATTTGTTTTAatcttttactttttaaaaggttTAACCGAAACGTCACGTGACCAGCAAAACCATGAAAGCCAAAAACATTCTGATGGTGACCAGCAAAACCATGaaagcaaaaaacacaaaaacattctGATGGTGACCAGCAAAACCATGaaagcaaaaaacacaaaaacattctGATGGTGACCAGCAAAACCATGaaagcaaaaaacacaaaaacattctGATGGTGACCAGCAAAACCATGAAAGAAAAATTACACAAACATTCTCACTTGACAACATGGTCAAAAAGCAAAATTATTACTTGTCTTTGAGTACTCCAGTAATGATTGTGTCttcatagtttatagaaaatccCTTCGAGTGGCTTTACAAGGGACAACTATTGTCTGAACAGTCGCTTGAAGTAGTCGCCAAAGTGTAGGAAGGAATGACTGTGCGTTCAAACAAAATGATTTCTATTCACTTGTTCAAGTTTTGCCATCGCTGAACgaattgttgggagcatttacatgggtGGAAATATTATCTGTCGGGTAGGGAGCGGGAGGTTCTTTGGCGGGCGTGCATTTTGAAATTTCAACCACTCCCCAACACACCTTGGGTCATTGGTTGCAGAGTCCATTGACTACATAAATACGTGCAAGCGGTCTTCCAGTGAATACTCGCTACTGCAGTCTCCCGCTGCTTCAGCTGAACAGTTGGTGTTGAGGCATCTGATTCTTCTCTCCTGGAAGGACTTTGTTTTTTGTCAGGGACCACTTGCACTTATCTATTTAAGAGTTAAGGGAGAGGGAAAATGTTAACAAAGGTGGGAGCCAAATCGGCATTGAGTTAGAGCCGCTCTGATCGAGGCGCTTCCTGCAAAATCgttggctagtcattgaaagaaaaagattacctgtttataccagaCAATAACCAACTGCAACGATttctaggtgagctgaaacaaagccgATGGTGAACATGTTCTTGCTCGTCACCCAGTTGGTAGttgtttacacggagcaactgTTGCTTACTTTCGCTCCATTGAGCGACTATTTGAACGATAGTTATCCCTTGTAAAGCCGCCCATTGAGTGTACAGTAGTGGTTTTCACTGACATATATTAATTCTTTTTGTGTGTTTCTATGTAACCTTTGTTTAGGTGGAAAGGACGTTCTCATTAAAGACTAGAGCATGACAAAACATCTACCGCCTGCCCCACTTCACTCGTTCAGCACAGCAGAGAAAGAAGACGATGACAAGTTAAAATTCGAGCACCCTGAATGTTGTGCGAAAGAATTGCCATCCATCCCTAGCTGCGACCTAATAATGAGTACTTCCATACAAAGCCTTCACGATGGAATGGCCAAGAAGTTGGGAAACTTTCACAAGTTAGACGTTCCACATCGTACGACTATTGAAGTTAAAAGAGAACTTGATGATATTGAAAGTTGTCAAAAAGAGCCAATCTCAAGGACGGAACTCCGATGTGGTATCTGTTCTGAAAAATTTGATTACGTGTCCGAGCTGATGTTTCATGAACACATGCACAACGGCAGTAATAACTTTGAATGTCAGATCTGTGGACGGCCGTTTCAGAATAGTACCAACTTGAAAGACCACTACAATGTACACACAAACGAACATCCTTATAAATGTGAACTATGTGCCAAAGCTTTCACCCAGTCTTCCTCTTTATTAACCCATAAACGTACTCACGTCCTAGTAAAAACCTATAAGTGTGATATATGTGGAAAGTTGTTTAAGGATGCATCAAATTTTATAAAACATAAACGCTTTCATAGCCAGCCGGAAGATCTAACTAACGAAGAGCAGGGAAGCGGTACGTTACTGCAGGAAAAGCCGTACAGTTGTTCCTACTGCGAAAAGGCCTTTAAGCGCACTTCAGATTTGAAAGACCATGAGCGAGTCCATACCGGAGAACGGCCGTATCGCTGCAGAATATGTGATAAATGTTTCACTCAGTCTTCAGTGTTGACGGGACATAtgcgaattcacacaggggagaagccatttcatTGCAACGTCTGTGGTAAAACTTTCAATAATTCTTCCAATTTCAAAAAGCACCAACGTACCCATTCAATGCAAGATATCCTTGCAAAAGTGAAAATGGAGGATAGCATCTCTCCTTCGAAACAGCCACTTCGAATTAAAAATAGTATGAGCAATCTCAATGGCATAGGGGCTTTATTTACCAAAAAAGATCTCGGTAGAATGATGCTAAGCGATGAAGATTTTAAATTAACGTCCGAAAAGAAAATCCCGGAAGAAACGAATGAAAAGTTGACTATCAATGAACTTTCCCCTTCCATAACCACCAGTAGCTTTAAAGAGAGGCAACCTTTCAAAATGGCCGATATTAAGGCAAAACCGGTTCTACATTTTCAGAACGACGTAGATCTGGCGTCGGAGTGCTCCATCTTAAATGGCGAAACTACATTTCATGTTAATTCGGAGGTAAACAATAAACCAAAGTTCTCAAGGTCTCCTACGTATGAATGTAGCAATACCATATCAACCAAAGCCGAAAACAGCAACTATCATCCTAAAGTAGCGCAAGACATATATGTGGAGATATCTGATACTACTGATGATGAATGTGATGAAGATGTTGTCGGTCTTGCCAAATGTTCATTTCAATACCAGGTTAAAGATCCGAAGACTAAAGTGGAAATGAATCTGAAAGAGATCCCATCGCCAAAAGTTTCCAAGGAGTTAATTCAACGTGACAACGAAAACTGCCCCAGAAATATCGAGAGCGATCTACCTTGCAGTGTTTCCGACATGGCAGACCAGGAAGACATGCTGTTAGAAAGGACTATGGAATGTTGGGAATCGCAATTCAATGACGATGACCAAGATGGCTGTCAGTACTTCGAAATCGAGGCAAAACCTTACATTTGTTTTGTTTGCTCGAAGCGTTTTAAAAGGGCTACAGACTTAAAAGAGCATTTGAGGGTTCACACCGGTGAAAGGCCTTTTGTCTGTCAAGTATGCGGCAAAGGATTCACCCAGTCGTCCGCTCTCTCTAGTCACCAACGTATCCATACCGGTGAAAAGCCTTTTCAGTGCGATGTGTGTTACAAAAGGTTTAATAATTCTTCCAACTTTTCTAAACATAAGAGGGTTCACACCGGAGAGCGGCCACATAACTGCCCACTTTGTGGGAAGAGCTTTCAGGAAAAGCGTAGGGTCAAGAGACATTTGAAGGCGGTTCACCACGTCCTGGAGTGACGCAATCAGTTTACAAGCTAATTCTACAGTTAGGTGTAACTTAGAAATGTTGTACTACGGACTGTTTTTAGTAacttttagcaattttttgaattgTAGCTTTAAACCCGTACACTAAACGTGTATCTGACAAAAACTTAAAAAACACTTAGCTCAGATATCCCAGTattttcaaaaatgaaaaaaagttttgaCTGTTTTCTGTAGATTGTCTACAGGTAACGCTagaatagtctttttttttttttttatatcggtcTGCCATTTCATCGGAAgacaaaactttttgaaaacaaaaaatgttactaACGTTTTACTTTATTAGAACTAGACAGATTAGCAGACGTATATGCATGCACATAGAGCCAATGTATCTAAAGAGTGGTAACTTGTCGAATTCATCAAAATCCTAGTAAGTAGACGGCGTTCCTTGGCTGATGACGGCTGTGGGGCTCAAGACGAGTTGGTTTAATTCTAACATCTTCTAATGAAAAGATATCCCTGCCAAGTATTTGTTTCATTAAAACGCCTCCAGTAATTCTAGCCAATCGTAGATGTTTGTTTTGTCCCTGCGTGCTCCGTACGGGACCCTTCACGCGGGACGAAACTTTCCACTGGACGCAGCgcagatgtggattttgttgcacttTTAATTGCAAAATGTGTTCCTCAGAAGGTCTTAAGGAATTGATTGCTTTGTTTCTGCTGAGTTTTATGGCGttccatctcctgtatgttagaaatccgcagcAGCGATTACACAAGACCTCCTTATTTCTGCTGCAGGAATTAATCTTGTGGCTTGGAAGGAAAGGTTGTGCGGATTTTAGCAGGCGTCCCATGTGAACGGCCCCTAATAGAGTAGAATTACCAGAGACAACATATGAAAGccgtttaaagggaacccgtcgccAGCGTTTGGCACTTTAACCTCTGTATAACCAAAGGTCATTGATGTGCCtgcgtccaggtcacattctacaGTTCCGGtatttccactttcaaaaaaatcattttttttttttaaggtgactagagatgagcgagcatactggataaggcaaactactcgagcaagtagtgccttatgcgagtacctgcctgctcgtctctaaagattcgggtgtcagtggggggcggggagagcggggaggaacgggggggggagatctctctccctatctccccccccccccccccccgcttcttcctgctcactcccgcaactcaccggcgccggcagccgaatctttagagacgagcgggcaggtacttgcataaggcactactcgctcgagtagtttcccttagcgagtatgctcactcatctctaaaggtgaCCTATCAGCATGAGGGCTcgtgtttttgcaggacaagtcttattttttaatggtaccatgtaACGTATTGGAATacctttaaacatttttaagtggTGAAAAAGTCCACAACTGCACCATTTTTGAGTCATTTATGGGTTATTTTTATAAaagtacagcgataccaaattttatatagtttttgtaaaTCTAGTAATACTTTAAGAAAACAAAATTAATTAAATTGCTTTgttgctgttatttttttttgttgatggGACGCCGTGtggacttttatttattttttttgttgttgttgtaagcgacctgtagtttttattggaacaTTTGGGGaaatatacaaatttttgatagctatttattacattttttttcttggagacggagtgaccaaaaaaagcacaattctaccATATTTTTTTCTGAACTTGTTAACCATGCAGGTTTAATAATCTGATCTTTCAATATACTTGACCTTTTATGGATGTAGCGATACCAGttttcagatttttatttttatgtattttttttaaagttgtgaTAACTGGGAAAAAggccttcttcttctttttttttttttttttttttactttttttatttttataactatttaaaaaatatttattttgtctTCATTGTACTTATTTTACTTGTTATTATCcgtccccatagggaacttgaCTTTGCAAACGTTTGATCCCTTATACAGCATAAtgaaaccccttaaggacatggcctattttggccgtTAGAATtcatgatttttttgtttttggtttgttttttttttgggggggggggggggggggtttccttccaacttttcaaaagctgtaagttttttatttttccgtcaacatggccgtatgagggcttgtttttgcatggggaactgtagtttttattggtaccatttttgagtacatctaatgtattgtaaaacttacaTTTTACAATAATTAATTGTAATTTTTTGGAGTTTATTAACTTTGCtatttttatttatccatggacggagctctgtgagggcttgtttgggtttttgtgggatgagctgtagtttttatttgtaccatttttgggtgtataaggatttttttttttttatattgcgttttcgggaggcaaaatgaactGAAGACgtattttgtttctgttttttaggAGGTTTCTTAGTGTGTTCAATGTATTATACAACTTTTTATGGATAaaatgatgccaaatatgtgggtttttgaaTTTTTGTTTTATACAAAGTGTGCaaaaatttgtttgtttttttttttcctaatatgcgttttaacactatttttatctaccccttttttctttttttttttttttttaaatatccctTGGCATTAAATGGCCCCCAGTCAGGATATAAACTTACGTTCTGTAGCATTAATGGGCAAGTGATCATAGCTGCCCAGGGGGCCTTCAGATgtccccaagctgccatgacaccctgaTACCCTCCCGTGGGATCTTATTGCAGTGGTCGCAGCATGTTCCTTGAATGGCTATGTGGAATTAAGACTTAAATAGTCAGATGTGtgatactaaggggttaaactaacggCACGGTGCTGTAGCATCTAAATcccttttttcatatttttcttgAAATCTGCAATATGTCTATTTGCCATAAAGCGTATTACGTTCCCGAAGTCACCTGGGCGATCCCCACGGCATCTCAAGCCATGGAGTTACTCCTCTGTACTACTGAGAGTGAACATCATTGAAATCCCATACTACCAGTATTGGGGCC
Coding sequences within it:
- the LOC136631815 gene encoding zinc finger protein 271-like produces the protein MTKHLPPAPLHSFSTAEKEDDDKLKFEHPECCAKELPSIPSCDLIMSTSIQSLHDGMAKKLGNFHKLDVPHRTTIEVKRELDDIESCQKEPISRTELRCGICSEKFDYVSELMFHEHMHNGSNNFECQICGRPFQNSTNLKDHYNVHTNEHPYKCELCAKAFTQSSSLLTHKRTHVLVKTYKCDICGKLFKDASNFIKHKRFHSQPEDLTNEEQGSGTLLQEKPYSCSYCEKAFKRTSDLKDHERVHTGERPYRCRICDKCFTQSSVLTGHMRIHTGEKPFHCNVCGKTFNNSSNFKKHQRTHSMQDILAKVKMEDSISPSKQPLRIKNSMSNLNGIGALFTKKDLGRMMLSDEDFKLTSEKKIPEETNEKLTINELSPSITTSSFKERQPFKMADIKAKPVLHFQNDVDLASECSILNGETTFHVNSEVNNKPKFSRSPTYECSNTISTKAENSNYHPKVAQDIYVEISDTTDDECDEDVVGLAKCSFQYQVKDPKTKVEMNLKEIPSPKVSKELIQRDNENCPRNIESDLPCSVSDMADQEDMLLERTMECWESQFNDDDQDGCQYFEIEAKPYICFVCSKRFKRATDLKEHLRVHTGERPFVCQVCGKGFTQSSALSSHQRIHTGEKPFQCDVCYKRFNNSSNFSKHKRVHTGERPHNCPLCGKSFQEKRRVKRHLKAVHHVLE